One segment of Mastomys coucha isolate ucsf_1 unplaced genomic scaffold, UCSF_Mcou_1 pScaffold23, whole genome shotgun sequence DNA contains the following:
- the Igsf9b gene encoding protein turtle homolog B isoform X5 yields MLDQQYDTFHNGSWVHLTINAPPTFTETPPQYIEAKEGGSITMTCTAFGNPKPIVTWLKEGTLLGASAKYQVSDGSLTVTSVSREDRGAYTCRAYSIQGEAVHTTHLLVQGPPFIVSPPENITVNISQDALLTCRAEAYPGNLTYTWYWQDENVYFQNDLKLRVRILIDGTLIIFRVKPEDAGKYTCVPSNSLGRSPSASAYLTVQYPARVLNMPPVIYVPVGIHGYIRCPVDAEPPATVVKWNKDGRPLQVEKNLGWTLMEDGSIRIEEATEEALGTYTCVPYNTLGTMGQSAPARLVLKDPPYFTVLPGWEYRQEAGRELLIPCAAAGDPFPVITWRKVGKPSRSKHNALPSGSLQFRALSKEDHGEWECVATNVVTSITASTHLTVIGTSPHAPGSVRVHVSMTTANVSWEPGYDGGYEQTFSVWYGPLMKRAQFGPHDWLSLSVPPGPSWLLVDSLEPETAYQFSVLAQNRLGTSAFSEVVTVNTLAFPVTTPEPLVLVTPPRCLTANRTQQGVLLSWLPPANHSFPIDRYIMEFRVGERWEMLDDAIPGTDGDFFAKDLSQDTWYEFRVLAVMQDLISEPSNIAGVSSTDIFPQPDLTDDGLARPVLAGIVATICFLAAAILFSTLAACFVNKQRKRKLKRKKDPPLSITHCRKSLESPLSSGKVSPESIRTLRAPSESSDDQGQPAAKRMLSPTREKELSLYKKTKRAISSRKYSVAKAEAEAEATTPIELISRGPDGRFVMGPSEMEPSVKGRRIEGFPFAEETDMYPEFRQSDEENEDPLVPTSVAALKPQLTPMSSSQDSYLPPPAYSPRFQPRGLEGPTGLGGRLQATGQARPPAPRPFQHGQYYGYLSSSSPGEVEPPPFYMPEVGSPLSSVMSSPPLHTEGPFGHPTIPEENGENASNSTLPLTQTPTGGRSPEPWGRPEFPFGGLETPAMMFPHQLHPCDVAESLQTKACLPRGLPPTPLQVPAAYPGMLSLEAPKGWVGKSPGRGPIPAPPATKWQERPMQPLVSQGQLRHTSQGMGIPVLPYPEPAEPGGHGGPSTFGLDTRWYEPQPRPRPSPRQARRAEPSLHQVVLQPSRLSPLTQSPLSSRTGSPELAARARPRPGLLQQAEMSEITLQPPAAVSFSRKSTPSSTGSPSQSSRSGSPSYRPTMGFTTLATGYPSPPPGPAPPAPGDNLDVFGQTPSPRRMGEEPLRPEPPTTLPTSGILPPAPGNAAVPERLEALRYQRIKKPKKSSKGSSKSKKRSDGSASQAQQLPNSQVLWPDEAVCLRKKKRHSRPDPFARLSDLCHRQLPEDQTAILNSVDHDDPGHATLL; encoded by the exons ATGCTGGACCAGCAGTATGACACATTCCACAACGGCAGCTGGGTCCATCTCACCATTAACG CCCCTCCCACCTTTACAGAAACACCCCCCCAGTACATCGAGGCCAAGGAAGGTGGAAGCATTACCATGACTTGTACTGCTTTTGGGAACCCTAAGCCCATCGTCACCTGGCTCAAGGAAGGGACCCTCCTCGGTGCTAGTGCAAAGTATCAG GTGAGTGACGGTAGCCTAACGGTGACGTCAGTCAGTCGGGAGGACAGAGGCGCCTATACCTGTCGAGCATATAGCATCCAGGGTGAGGCTGTGCACACAACCCATCTGCTTGTTCAAG GGCCTCCCTTCATTGTTTCCCCTCCTGAGAACATCACCGTCAACATCTCCCAGGATGCCCTGCTTACCTGCAGGGCAGAGGCGTATCCCGGCAACCTCACCTACACCTGGTACTGGCAGGATGAGAACGTCTACTTCCAGAA TGACCTGAAGCTAAGGGTGCGGATCCTGATTGATGGGACACTGATCATCTTCCGAGTGAagccagaggatgctgggaagtatACCTGTGTCCCTAGCAACAGCCTGGGGCGCTCCCCCTCTGCCTCAGCATACCTGACTGTGCAGT ACCCAGCCCGTGTCCTCAACATGCCCCCTGTAATTTATGTGCCCGTGGGAATCCATGGCTATATCCGCTGTCCTGTGGATGCAGAGCCACCTGCTACTGTGGTGAAGTGGAATAAGGATGGCCGGCCCCTGCAGGTAGAGAAG AACTTGGGTTGGACCTTGATGGAGGATGGCTCTATTCGCATTGAGGAGGCCACAGAGGAGGCTCTTGGCACTTACACCTGTGTGCCTTACAACACCTTGGGGACCATGGGCCAGTCTGCCCCTGCACGGCTTGTCCTGAAG GACCCCCCATATTTCACGGTGCTACCCGGCTGGGAGTACAGGCAGGAGGCTGGTCGGGAGCTGCTCATCCCCTGTGCAGCTGCAGGGGACCCCTTCCCTGTCATCACCTGGAGGAAG GTAGGGAAGCCCAGCAGAAGCAAGCACAACGCACTGCCCAGTGGGAGTCTCCAGTTTCGTGCCCTGAGTAAGGAGGACCACGGGGAGTGGGAATGTGTTGCCACCAATGTGGTCACAAGCATCACTGCCAGCACCCACCTCACTGTCATCG GCACCAGTCCCCATGCCCCAGGCAGTGTCCGGGTCCATGTTTCCATGACAACTGCCAACGTGTCCTGGGAGCCAGGCTATGATGGAGGCTACGAGCAGACATTCTCAGTTTGGTACGGACCTCT GATGAAGCGGGCACAGTTTGGGCCCCACGACTGGCTGTCCTTGTCAGTGCCACCGGGCCCCAGCTGGTTGCTGGTAGACAGCCTGGAGCCTGAGACTGCATACCAGTTCAGTGTCCTGGCCCAGAACAGGCTGGGAACCAGCGCCTTCAGTGAGGTGGTCACTGTGAACACTTTAG cATTCCCTGTTACAACTCCAGAACCCCTGGTGCTGGTGACCCCACCAAGGTGCCTCACAGCCAACCGGACCCAGCAGGGTGTGCTCCTGTCCTGGCTCCCTCCTGCCAACCACAGCTTCCCCATCGACCGCTATATCATGGAGTTCCGAGTCGGGGAGCGCTGGGAGATGCTAGATGATGCCATCCCAGGCACTGACGGAGATTTTTTTGCCAAGGATCTGTCACAG GATACCTGGTATGAGTTCCGGGTTTTGGCTGTCATGCAGGATCTGATCAGCGAGCCCAGCAACATCGCCGGTGTCTCCAGCACAG ACATCTTCCCGCAGCCGGACCTGACTGACGATGGGCTGGCCCGGCCCGTGCTGGCTGGGATAGTGGCCACCATCTGCTTCCTGGCGGCTGCCATCCTCTTCAGCACTCTGGCTGCCTGCTTTGTCAACAAGCAGCGCAAACGCAAACTCAAGCGGAAGAAAG aTCCTCCGCTCTCCATCACTCACTGTAGGAAGAGTCTTGAGTCTCC CTTGTCCTCTGGCAAGGTGAGTCCTGAGAGCATCCGCACACTCCGTGCCCCGTCTGAATCCTCTGATGACCAGGGCCAGCCTGCGGCTAAGAGGATGCTGAGCCCTACAAGGGAGAAAGAGCTGTCCCTGTACAAAAAAACCAAGAGGGCTATCAGCAGCAGGAAGTATAGTGTGGCCAAGGCTGAGGCTGAAGCTGAGGCCACCACACCCATTGAACTGATCAGTAGAGGCCCGGATGGCCGCTTTGTCATGGGCCCCTCGGAGATGGAGCCCTCTGTGAAGGGCCGGCGAATTGAGGGCTTCCCCTTCGCTGAGGAGACGGACATGTACCCTGAGTTCCGGCAGTCAGATGAGGAGAATGAAGACCCACTGGTGCCCACATCTGTGGCTGCTCTGAAGCCTCAGCTGACCCCTATGTCTTCCAGCCAGGACTCTTACCTGCCACCACCAGCATACAGTCCTCGGTTCCAGCCTCGTGGGCTCGAGGGCCCAACTGGACTGGGAGGACGACTCCAGGCTACTGGCCAAGCGAGGCCTCCTGCCCCTCGGCCCTTCCAGCACGGCCAGTATTATGGGtacctcagcagcagcagccctgggGAGGTGGAGCCTCCACCCTTCTATATGCCAGAAGTGGGCAGCCCCTTGAGCTCAGTCATGTCATCCCCACCCCTGCACACTGAGGGGCCTTTTGGCCACCCCACCATCCCCGAGGAAAACGGAGAGAATGCTTCTAACAGCACTTTGCCCTTGACTCAGACACCTACAGGAGGGCGCTCCCCTGAGCCCTGGGGCCGGCCAGAATTTCCCTTTGGGGGACTGGAGACCCCAGCTATGATGTTCCCCCACCAGCTGCACCCCTGTGATGTGGCTGAGAGTTTGCAGACCAAGGCCTGCCTGCCCCGAGGACTGCCCCCAACCCCGCTCCAGGTGCCTGCAGCCTATCCAGGCATGCTATCTCTGGAGGCACCAAAGGGCTGGGTAGGCAAGTCACCTGGCAGGGGTCCCATCCCGGCGCCCCCTGCCACCAAGTGGCAGGAAAGACCTATGCAACCTCTGGTCAGCCAAGGGCAGTTAAGACATACCAGCCAAGGTATGGGGATACCAGTGTTGCCTTACCCGGAGCCAGCCGAGCCCGGGGGGCACGGTGGCCCCAGCACATTTGGCCTGGACACCCGGTGGTATGAGCCCCAGCCCCGGCCCCGGCCCAGCCCCCGGCAGGCCCGGCGTGCCGAGCCCAGTTTACATCAAGTGGTGCTACAGCCCTCTCGGCTCTCACCTCTGACCCAAAGCCCCCTTAGTTCCCGCACTGGCTCGCCTGAGCTCGCTGCTCGTGCCCGACCTCGACCAGGCCTCCTGCAGCAGGCAGAGATGTCAGAGATCACCCTGCAGCCGCCAGCCGCGGTCAGCTTCTCTCGCAAGTCAACGCCGTCATCCACGGGATCTCCTTCACAGAGCAGCCGCAGTGGGAGCCCCAGCTACAGGCCCACAATGGGCTTCACTACTCTGGCCACAGGCTATCCTTCTCCTCCACCTGGTCCTGCCCCTCCGGCACCTGGAGACAACTTGGATGTGTTTGGACAGACGCCTTCTCCTcggaggatgggggaggagccACTCCGGCCAGAGCCCCCAACAACCTTACCTACTTCAGG